The following are encoded in a window of bacterium genomic DNA:
- the tig gene encoding trigger factor, whose amino-acid sequence MEIEKKELKGSRVEFKISIEWGVVKESLKDAYDGMEKYARTSGFRKGKVPRAILEARFLKEAQDRAIEALIEKTAKETLNKEKIKPLTGPWVADVNFKMESPLSFKIMMEVVPVFSLPNYNEIKISPKKIKIDDKEIEKHLDIFRKERAELKEKEGRVKKGNIAVVDLVSYPVSGKPIEHPGLYIEIGESSFPEKLEDELIGLCKGDEKEFEVEMPENTNDETLAGKKVKFKVNVLNVKERILPKRDDDFAKKVGDFKNLKELKIRIKDNLTKIEEEKERESLKTQMIDELLKRTQFDVPESLVIDEHKEMFQTLLYNLERKNVSFERFLSLENKTKEEFHKGLKDEAEKKVKTLLILQKIADTENINVSDDEYEDWVKKNFSPDAIEDALSSKSIREDLRIEKTLNFLIKK is encoded by the coding sequence ATGGAAATTGAAAAGAAAGAGCTAAAAGGCTCTAGGGTAGAATTTAAGATAAGCATAGAATGGGGTGTTGTTAAAGAAAGCCTTAAGGATGCTTATGATGGAATGGAAAAATATGCAAGGACATCGGGATTTAGGAAGGGAAAGGTTCCAAGGGCTATCCTTGAAGCAAGGTTTTTAAAGGAGGCACAAGATAGGGCTATAGAAGCGCTTATTGAAAAAACAGCAAAGGAGACCCTGAATAAGGAGAAGATAAAGCCTTTAACAGGCCCCTGGGTTGCTGATGTTAATTTTAAAATGGAAAGCCCCCTTTCATTTAAGATAATGATGGAGGTTGTGCCAGTCTTTTCTCTTCCAAATTATAATGAGATTAAGATTAGCCCTAAAAAGATAAAGATAGATGATAAAGAGATAGAAAAACACCTGGATATTTTTAGAAAAGAAAGGGCAGAGTTAAAGGAGAAAGAGGGTAGAGTAAAAAAGGGAAACATAGCTGTTGTTGACCTTGTTTCTTATCCGGTATCTGGAAAGCCCATAGAACACCCTGGGCTTTATATAGAAATAGGCGAATCCTCCTTTCCAGAGAAACTTGAAGATGAACTTATTGGTCTTTGCAAGGGAGATGAAAAGGAATTTGAGGTAGAGATGCCAGAAAATACAAATGATGAAACACTTGCAGGAAAAAAGGTAAAGTTTAAAGTAAATGTATTGAATGTAAAGGAAAGGATTTTACCAAAGCGTGATGATGATTTTGCAAAAAAGGTAGGGGATTTTAAAAATTTAAAGGAATTAAAAATAAGGATAAAGGATAATCTTACAAAGATAGAGGAGGAAAAGGAAAGGGAGAGCCTTAAAACCCAAATGATTGACGAGCTTCTTAAAAGAACACAATTTGATGTACCAGAGAGCCTGGTAATAGATGAGCATAAAGAGATGTTTCAGACATTGCTTTATAACCTTGAAAGAAAGAATGTGTCATTTGAAAGGTTTCTCTCGCTAGAGAATAAAACAAAGGAGGAGTTTCATAAAGGGCTAAAAGATGAGGCAGAAAAAAAGGTAAAGACCCTCTTGATATTACAAAAAATAGCAGATACTGAAAACATCAATGTTTCTGATGATGAATATGAGGATTGGGTTAAAAAAAATTTTTCTCCTGATGCAATAGAGGATGCACTATCTTCTAAATCAATCAGGGAGGATTTGAGGATAGAGAAAACATTGAATTTTTTGATTAAGAAATGA